The following are encoded together in the Streptomyces rapamycinicus NRRL 5491 genome:
- a CDS encoding AzlD domain-containing protein produces MTTWIAIGVTAAGCYLVKLLGLSVPAGVLERPLVRRLAALLPVALLAALTAQQTFSDGRHLLLDARAAGLGAAALALVLRAPFLVVVAVAVAVTAGVRAL; encoded by the coding sequence ATGACCACCTGGATCGCCATCGGCGTCACCGCGGCGGGCTGCTACCTGGTCAAGCTGCTGGGTCTCTCGGTGCCCGCCGGAGTCCTGGAGCGCCCGCTCGTCAGGCGTCTGGCCGCACTGCTGCCCGTGGCCCTGCTGGCCGCGCTCACCGCCCAGCAGACCTTCAGCGACGGCCGGCACCTCCTCCTGGACGCGCGGGCGGCCGGGCTGGGAGCGGCGGCGCTCGCGCTGGTGCTCCGCGCCCCCTTCCTGGTGGTGGTCGCCGTGGCCGTCGCCGTCACGGCCGGCGTCCGGGCCCTGTGA
- a CDS encoding AzlC family ABC transporter permease, producing the protein MRAVSEQIEIRTDPAEPPADSAVVRDALGVGVAVGLSGFAFGVTSAGAGLGLLQTCALSLLVFTGASQFALVGALAAGGNPFTAAAGAFFLGVRNAFYGLRLSGLLGLPRAVRPLAAQWVIDETSAVALAQPDRRTARIGFTVTGLTLYVLWNLTTLIGALGASALGDTDAWGLDAAGPAVFLALLAPMLSGTVERAVAGLGVLLVLLCQPVLPAGVPVLVAALAAPVVLTVHGRMARGAEPGERR; encoded by the coding sequence GTGCGCGCTGTGTCAGAACAGATAGAGATACGAACCGACCCCGCCGAGCCCCCGGCGGACTCGGCCGTCGTCCGCGACGCCCTGGGCGTCGGTGTCGCGGTCGGGCTCTCCGGCTTCGCCTTCGGGGTGACGTCGGCGGGCGCCGGGCTCGGCCTGCTGCAGACCTGCGCGCTCAGCCTGCTGGTCTTCACCGGGGCGTCACAGTTCGCCCTCGTGGGCGCGCTGGCGGCGGGCGGCAATCCGTTCACCGCCGCCGCCGGGGCGTTCTTCCTAGGAGTGCGCAACGCCTTCTACGGGCTGCGGCTGTCCGGACTCCTCGGACTGCCGCGCGCGGTGCGCCCCCTGGCGGCCCAATGGGTCATCGACGAGACCTCGGCCGTCGCCCTCGCCCAGCCCGACCGGCGCACCGCGCGCATCGGCTTCACCGTCACCGGGCTGACCCTGTACGTCCTGTGGAACCTCACCACGCTGATCGGCGCCCTGGGGGCGTCCGCGCTCGGCGACACCGACGCCTGGGGCCTGGACGCCGCCGGGCCCGCCGTCTTCCTCGCCCTGCTGGCCCCCATGCTCAGCGGCACCGTCGAACGGGCCGTGGCCGGTCTCGGCGTCCTGCTGGTGCTGCTGTGCCAGCCGGTCCTGCCCGCCGGGGTCCCGGTCCTGGTGGCGGCGCTCGCCGCTCCCGTCGTCCTTACGGTGCACGGGCGCATGGCACGCGGCGCGGAGCCGGGTGAGCGCCGATGA
- a CDS encoding AraC family transcriptional regulator encodes MANRESARHWRYPQLPGVDLLRARYIHKTFVWHTHETFVIAAITEGVEEFHHRGAIERTGPGGLALINPEVPHTGRAGAPEGWAYSVLYPAADLVAGIAAETTTLRGTAGFRIPTVDDPQGARLVTAVHRAAEEGNALAADSLLRVALARLLRDHGGPLPERTARTAGARTAARARAILQERIADPPSLERLAAELGTGPFALLRAFRAVYGMPPHTWLTDARVRRARRLLDAGSAPAEAAVAVGFTDQSHLNRHFTRIVGVPPGAYRRERARTYKTGAEVPF; translated from the coding sequence ATGGCCAACCGGGAGAGCGCGCGGCACTGGCGGTACCCCCAGCTTCCGGGCGTCGATCTGCTGCGTGCCCGCTACATCCACAAGACCTTCGTCTGGCACACCCACGAGACCTTCGTGATCGCCGCGATCACCGAGGGCGTCGAGGAGTTCCACCACCGCGGCGCCATCGAGCGCACCGGGCCCGGCGGGCTCGCGCTCATCAACCCGGAGGTGCCGCACACCGGACGGGCGGGGGCGCCCGAGGGGTGGGCGTACAGCGTGCTGTACCCGGCCGCGGACCTGGTCGCCGGCATCGCCGCCGAGACGACCACGCTCCGGGGCACGGCCGGGTTCCGGATCCCCACCGTCGACGATCCCCAGGGGGCGCGGCTGGTCACCGCGGTGCACCGGGCCGCCGAGGAGGGCAACGCGCTCGCCGCCGACAGCCTGCTGCGCGTCGCGCTGGCCCGGCTGCTGCGCGACCACGGCGGCCCGCTCCCCGAGCGCACGGCGCGCACCGCGGGAGCCCGGACGGCGGCGCGCGCCCGCGCGATCCTCCAGGAGCGGATTGCGGACCCGCCGTCCCTGGAGCGGCTGGCGGCCGAGCTGGGCACCGGTCCCTTCGCCCTCCTGCGTGCCTTCCGCGCGGTCTACGGGATGCCGCCGCACACCTGGCTCACCGACGCGCGGGTCCGCCGGGCCCGGCGGCTGCTGGACGCCGGGAGCGCGCCCGCCGAGGCGGCCGTCGCCGTCGGTTTCACCGACCAGTCCCACCTGAACCGTCACTTCACCCGGATCGTGGGGGTGCCACCGGGCGCCTACCGGCGCGAGCGCGCAAGAACGTACAAGACCGGAGCCGAAGTGCCCTTCTAA
- a CDS encoding ATP-dependent helicase — protein sequence MAGSALDGFSPATRGWFTGAFTAPTPAQEGAWRAIGAGSDVLVVAPTGSGKTLAAFLAALDRLAGEPPPAETKKRCRVLYVSPLKALAVDVERNLRSPLTGIRQEAVRLGMPEPEIRVGTRSGDTPAAERRALATRPPDILITTPESLFLMLTSATREALRGVETVILDEVHAVAGTKRGAHLALSLERLDELLERPARRIGLSATVRPVDEVARFLSPRRKVEIVQPPSGKEFDLSVVVPVEDLGELGGAPAQEGEAGERPSIWPHVEERITDLVQAHRSTIVFANSRRLAERLCNRLNEIAYERATGEALPEDHSPAEVMAEAGAARGAPALLARAHHGSVSKEQRALVEEDLKAGRLPAVVATSSLELGIDMGAVDLVVQVESPPSVASGLQRVGRAGHQVGAVSTGVVFPKYRGDLVQAAVVTERMREGAIESLRVPANPLDVLAQQLIAMTAMDTWDVDELLALIRRAAPFASLPESAYTSVLDMLAGRYPSDAFAELRPRLVWDRVAHTVTGRPGAQRLAVTSGGTIPDRGLFGVFLAGADPKKGGGRVGELDEEMVYESRVGDVFTLGTTSWRIEDITRDRVLVSPAPGVPGRLPFWKGDQLGRPLELGRALGAFLREVGALRPEDARLRLLAAGLDAWAAENVIGYLDEQRRACGHVPDDRTIVVERFRDELGDWRVVVHSPFGAQVHAPWALALGSRLSERYGIDAQVMHADDGIVLRLPDADLMGLDLLDADPMRQGVEYDTEQSPVGAADVAFDKGEINQIVTDQVGGSALFASRFRECAARALLLPRRDPGKRTPLWQQRQRAAQLLQVASEFGSFPIVLEAVRECLQDVFDVPGLTELMGDIEARRVRLVEVTTPEPSPFARSLLFGYVAQFLYEGDSPLAERRAAALSLDSRLLAELLGQAELRELLDADVLAELEQELQWLTEDRRIKDAEGVADALRVLGPLTAAELAGRGAEPGWAEDLAGARRAIRVRIAGEDYWAAVEDAGRLRDALGTALPVGVPEAFTEPVKDPLGDLLARYARTHGPFTSAQAAARFGLGAAVTEGALHRLAASGRVVQGEFHPSGLGQEWCDAAVLRRLRRRSLASLRHELEPVPPSALAAFLPQWQHLGTHSLRGIDGLVRAVEQLQGAPVPASALEKLVLPSRVSDYTPTMLDELSTSGEVVWAGAGALPGKDGWVTLHLADTAPLLLHTPHPLEAGPLHQAVLDSLAGGYGLFFRQIAEQARAAGHEFLDPELAEALWDLVWAGRVTGDTLAPLRSLLGSGRTAGSTAHRAKRTVPRGRYGGLTGRTGRPTASRNGPPTVAGRWSLLPEREPEPTHRAHALARTLLDRHGVVTRGAVAAEGVEGGFSAAYRVLSAFEESGQARRGYVIEGLGAAQFAMDGAVDRLRAVSTARDRAAAPAFDGQRGQSRRAFVLASADPANAYGAALPWPDPPADAGHRPGRKAGAMVVLVDGELTLYMERGGKTLLAWPSGEAEAASPEDDARLWTAVEALAGSARAGALGSVTVERVNGAQALSSPIGKLLESAGFHPTPRGLRLRP from the coding sequence ATGGCAGGCTCGGCGCTCGACGGATTCTCCCCGGCCACCCGCGGATGGTTCACGGGTGCCTTCACCGCGCCCACGCCCGCGCAGGAGGGCGCGTGGCGGGCGATCGGCGCGGGCTCGGACGTCCTGGTCGTCGCCCCCACCGGCTCGGGCAAGACCCTGGCCGCCTTTCTGGCGGCCCTGGACAGGCTGGCCGGTGAGCCGCCGCCCGCCGAGACGAAGAAGCGCTGCCGGGTGCTCTATGTCTCCCCGCTGAAGGCCCTGGCGGTGGACGTCGAGCGCAATCTGCGCAGCCCGCTGACCGGTATCCGCCAGGAGGCGGTGCGGCTGGGCATGCCCGAGCCGGAGATCCGGGTGGGCACCCGCTCGGGCGACACCCCGGCCGCCGAGCGCCGCGCTCTGGCCACCCGCCCGCCGGACATCCTCATCACCACCCCCGAATCGCTGTTCCTGATGCTCACCTCCGCCACCAGGGAGGCGCTGCGCGGGGTGGAGACCGTGATCCTGGACGAGGTCCACGCCGTCGCGGGCACGAAGCGGGGCGCCCATCTCGCGCTGTCCCTGGAGCGCCTGGACGAGCTGCTCGAGCGCCCCGCCCGGCGCATCGGCCTGTCCGCGACCGTACGGCCGGTGGACGAGGTGGCGCGGTTCCTGTCGCCGCGGCGCAAGGTGGAGATCGTCCAGCCCCCGTCGGGCAAGGAGTTCGACCTGTCGGTGGTCGTGCCCGTGGAGGACCTGGGCGAGCTGGGCGGCGCCCCCGCCCAGGAGGGCGAGGCGGGCGAGCGGCCGTCGATCTGGCCCCATGTCGAGGAGCGGATCACCGATCTGGTCCAGGCCCACCGCTCCACCATCGTCTTCGCCAACTCCCGCCGGCTGGCCGAGCGGCTGTGCAACCGGCTGAACGAGATCGCCTACGAGCGGGCCACCGGTGAGGCCCTGCCCGAGGACCACTCCCCCGCCGAGGTGATGGCCGAGGCCGGTGCGGCCCGTGGCGCGCCCGCGCTGCTGGCCCGCGCGCACCACGGCTCGGTGTCCAAGGAGCAGCGGGCACTGGTCGAGGAGGACCTCAAGGCGGGCCGGCTGCCCGCCGTCGTCGCCACCTCCAGCCTCGAGCTCGGCATCGACATGGGCGCCGTCGACCTGGTCGTCCAGGTCGAGTCGCCGCCCTCGGTGGCCTCCGGGCTGCAGCGGGTGGGCCGGGCCGGCCACCAGGTGGGCGCGGTCTCCACCGGCGTCGTCTTCCCCAAGTACCGCGGCGACCTGGTGCAGGCCGCGGTGGTCACCGAGCGGATGCGCGAGGGCGCCATCGAGTCGCTGCGGGTGCCCGCCAACCCGCTGGACGTGCTCGCCCAGCAGCTGATCGCCATGACCGCCATGGACACCTGGGACGTGGACGAGCTGCTGGCCCTGATCCGCCGCGCCGCGCCGTTCGCCTCGCTCCCGGAGTCGGCGTACACCTCGGTCCTCGACATGCTCGCCGGCCGCTACCCCTCCGACGCCTTCGCGGAGCTGCGGCCGCGCCTGGTGTGGGACCGCGTCGCCCATACGGTCACCGGCCGCCCGGGGGCGCAGCGGCTCGCGGTGACCTCCGGCGGCACCATCCCCGACCGCGGGCTCTTCGGCGTCTTCCTGGCGGGCGCCGACCCCAAGAAGGGCGGCGGCAGGGTCGGGGAGCTCGACGAGGAGATGGTCTACGAGTCGCGAGTGGGCGATGTGTTCACCCTGGGCACCACCTCATGGCGGATCGAGGACATCACCCGCGACCGGGTCCTGGTCTCTCCCGCCCCCGGCGTCCCCGGTCGGCTGCCCTTCTGGAAGGGCGACCAGCTCGGCCGCCCCCTGGAGCTGGGCCGCGCCCTGGGCGCGTTCCTGCGCGAGGTGGGCGCGCTGCGGCCGGAGGACGCCCGTCTGCGGCTGCTGGCCGCCGGTCTGGACGCCTGGGCCGCCGAGAACGTCATCGGGTATCTGGACGAGCAGCGCCGCGCCTGCGGGCATGTGCCGGACGACCGCACGATCGTGGTGGAGCGGTTCCGCGACGAGCTGGGCGACTGGCGCGTGGTGGTCCACTCCCCCTTCGGCGCGCAGGTCCACGCCCCCTGGGCGCTCGCCCTGGGCTCCCGCCTCTCCGAGCGGTACGGCATCGACGCCCAGGTCATGCACGCCGACGACGGCATCGTGCTGCGGCTGCCCGACGCCGATCTCATGGGCCTCGACCTCCTCGACGCGGACCCGATGCGCCAGGGCGTGGAGTACGACACCGAGCAGTCCCCGGTGGGCGCCGCCGATGTCGCGTTCGACAAGGGCGAGATCAACCAGATCGTCACCGACCAGGTCGGCGGTTCCGCGCTGTTCGCCTCGCGGTTCCGCGAATGCGCCGCCCGCGCCCTGCTGCTGCCCCGCCGCGACCCCGGCAAGCGCACCCCGCTGTGGCAGCAGCGCCAGCGCGCCGCGCAGCTCCTCCAGGTGGCGAGCGAGTTCGGTTCCTTCCCGATCGTCCTCGAAGCGGTCCGCGAATGTCTCCAGGACGTCTTCGACGTCCCCGGCCTCACCGAGCTGATGGGCGACATCGAGGCCCGCCGGGTCCGGCTGGTGGAGGTGACCACCCCCGAGCCGTCCCCCTTCGCCCGCTCGCTGCTCTTCGGCTATGTGGCGCAGTTCCTCTACGAGGGCGACTCCCCGCTCGCCGAGCGCCGCGCCGCCGCGCTCTCCCTGGACTCGCGGCTGCTGGCCGAGCTCCTGGGCCAGGCCGAGCTGCGCGAGCTGCTCGACGCCGACGTCCTGGCCGAGCTGGAGCAGGAGCTCCAATGGCTCACCGAGGACCGCCGGATCAAGGACGCCGAGGGCGTCGCCGACGCCCTGCGGGTGCTCGGCCCGCTCACCGCCGCCGAGCTGGCCGGGCGCGGTGCCGAGCCCGGGTGGGCCGAGGACCTGGCCGGGGCCCGGCGTGCCATCCGCGTCCGGATCGCGGGCGAGGATTACTGGGCCGCGGTGGAGGACGCCGGGCGGCTGCGGGACGCGCTCGGCACGGCTCTGCCGGTGGGCGTCCCCGAGGCGTTCACCGAGCCGGTCAAGGACCCCCTCGGCGATCTCCTGGCCCGCTACGCCCGCACCCACGGCCCGTTCACCTCCGCCCAGGCCGCCGCCCGCTTCGGCCTCGGCGCGGCCGTCACCGAGGGCGCCCTGCACCGGCTCGCCGCGAGCGGCCGCGTCGTCCAGGGTGAATTTCACCCGTCGGGGCTCGGCCAGGAGTGGTGCGACGCGGCGGTGCTGCGCCGGCTGCGGCGCCGTTCGCTGGCCTCGCTGCGACATGAGCTGGAACCCGTGCCGCCCTCTGCGCTCGCCGCCTTCCTCCCGCAGTGGCAGCATCTGGGCACCCACAGCCTGCGCGGTATCGACGGGCTGGTGCGCGCGGTCGAGCAGCTCCAGGGCGCGCCCGTCCCCGCCTCCGCCCTGGAGAAGCTGGTCCTGCCGTCCCGGGTGAGCGACTACACCCCCACGATGCTCGACGAGCTCAGCACCTCCGGGGAGGTCGTCTGGGCCGGTGCGGGAGCGCTGCCGGGCAAGGACGGCTGGGTCACCCTGCACCTGGCCGACACCGCCCCGCTGCTGCTGCACACCCCGCACCCGCTCGAAGCGGGCCCGCTCCACCAGGCCGTCCTCGACTCCCTGGCAGGGGGGTACGGGCTGTTCTTCCGCCAGATCGCCGAGCAGGCCCGCGCCGCCGGCCACGAGTTCCTGGATCCCGAGCTCGCCGAGGCCCTGTGGGACCTGGTCTGGGCGGGCCGGGTCACCGGTGACACCCTCGCCCCGCTGCGTTCCCTGCTGGGCTCGGGCCGTACGGCGGGCTCCACCGCCCACCGCGCCAAGCGCACGGTCCCCCGGGGGCGCTATGGCGGCCTTACCGGCCGCACCGGCCGGCCCACGGCGTCGCGCAACGGGCCGCCCACGGTCGCCGGACGATGGTCCCTGCTGCCGGAGCGCGAACCCGAGCCCACCCACCGCGCCCATGCCCTGGCGCGCACCCTGCTCGACCGGCACGGCGTGGTCACCCGCGGGGCGGTCGCCGCCGAGGGGGTCGAGGGCGGCTTCTCCGCCGCCTACCGCGTGCTGTCCGCGTTCGAGGAGTCCGGCCAGGCGCGCCGCGGCTATGTGATCGAGGGGCTCGGCGCCGCCCAGTTCGCGATGGACGGCGCGGTGGACCGGCTGCGCGCGGTCAGCACGGCCCGCGACCGCGCGGCGGCCCCCGCCTTCGACGGACAGCGCGGGCAGTCCCGGCGTGCCTTCGTGCTCGCCTCGGCCGACCCCGCCAACGCCTACGGCGCCGCTCTCCCCTGGCCCGACCCGCCCGCGGACGCGGGCCACCGGCCGGGCCGTAAGGCGGGAGCGATGGTGGTGCTCGTCGACGGGGAGCTGACGCTCTACATGGAGCGGGGCGGCAAGACCCTGCTCGCCTGGCCCTCGGGCGAGGCCGAGGCCGCCTCCCCGGAGGACGACGCCAGGCTGTGGACGGCGGTGGAGGCACTGGCCGGGTCCGCCCGCGCGGGTGCGCTCGGCTCGGTCACCGTCGAGCGCGTCAACGGCGCCCAGGCGCTCTCGTCCCCGATCGGCAAGCTCCTGGAATCGGCGGGCTTCCATCCGACCCCACGGGGTCTCCGCCTGCGCCCTTGA
- a CDS encoding Fpg/Nei family DNA glycosylase, whose protein sequence is MPEGDTVWQTAQRLHQALAGSPLIRGDLRVPRLATADLTGRQVFEVVPRGKHLLTRLEGGLTLHSHLRMDGSWQVYGPDERWRGGPHHQIRAILANAAHTAVGYRLPVLELLRTGDENRVVGHLGPDLLGPDWDPDEALRRLLAAPSRPLGEALLDQRNLAGIGNVYKSELCFLLRVSPWLPIGEMPSPERLVAHAKKLLEANRNRRARVTTAESRRDRRLWVYGRPGRPCLRCGTPVRAADQGDAGQERSTFWCPSCQAGPQGPVPS, encoded by the coding sequence ATGCCCGAAGGAGACACCGTCTGGCAGACCGCGCAGCGCCTGCACCAGGCCCTCGCGGGGTCCCCGCTCATCCGCGGCGACCTGCGCGTCCCCCGTCTGGCGACCGCCGACCTCACCGGCCGCCAAGTCTTCGAGGTCGTCCCGCGCGGCAAGCATCTGCTGACCCGTCTCGAGGGCGGGCTGACCCTCCACTCCCATCTGCGGATGGACGGCTCCTGGCAGGTGTACGGGCCGGACGAACGCTGGCGCGGCGGCCCGCACCACCAGATCCGGGCCATCCTCGCCAACGCCGCCCACACCGCCGTCGGCTACCGCCTGCCCGTCCTGGAACTGCTCCGCACCGGCGACGAGAACCGTGTCGTCGGCCATCTGGGCCCCGATCTCCTCGGCCCCGACTGGGACCCGGACGAGGCGCTGCGCCGACTGCTCGCCGCTCCCTCCCGGCCCCTGGGCGAAGCGCTGCTCGACCAGCGGAACCTTGCCGGGATCGGCAATGTCTACAAATCCGAGCTGTGCTTCCTGCTGCGCGTGTCACCCTGGCTGCCGATCGGCGAGATGCCCTCCCCCGAGCGCCTGGTGGCCCACGCCAAGAAGCTCCTGGAGGCCAACAGGAACCGGCGTGCCCGGGTCACCACGGCCGAGTCGCGCCGCGACCGCCGGCTGTGGGTGTACGGGCGCCCGGGGCGGCCCTGTCTGCGCTGCGGTACGCCGGTGCGCGCGGCCGACCAGGGGGACGCGG